In the Elusimicrobiota bacterium genome, CCATCTTCGGCCGTCTGCGGCGTCGCTCCTCGCTCACATAGCTTCAGCTATGCTCGCTCGTCGCTCCTTGCATCCAATCCGAAGCTGGGCCCCCAAAACGCACGCTATTACTCGGACGGACTCCTAGTCGGCGATCGCCTCGAGCGGCAGCCCTTTCGCGAGCCAGCCGCCGGAGCCGAGCGCGAGCAGGCGGCCGTCCGAGACCAGCCCCGGGAAGCGGAAGAAGACGGAGAGCGTGAGGCCTTCCGAGCGCGGCGCTTCGCGCAGGGAGGGCCGGGTCCTTCAGCGCAGAGGGAAGGCGAAGAAGGCCATCGACGGCAGGATCCAGTCGCGCACGACGAGCGCCGCGGCCTTGAAGGGGTTGACCTTCTTCCCCTCGGCCGGCTTCGAAGGCTGGTCGCCGTACTGCGCGCGCGCCCGCGCCATCAGGGCCTCGGACTCCGCCTTCACCTTCGCGGGGTCCTTGAGCGCCTCGTCGAGCGCCGCCAGCGCCTTCGTCTCGTTGTAGAGCCCGGCGCCGACCTCGTAGGACTTGCCGAACATCGGGTCCGCGGTGTCGCGCACGATGCCCTCGAGGAAGAAGCTGTAGCCGTCGGGCAGGGAGCCGAACTTCTCCTTCATGACGGCGGCCATGCGCTCGATGAGCGCCGCGAGCTTGCCTGTGCTGTGCGGCGCCGCCATGGAGGTGCCCGACATGTACTGGTAAAGCGGCTGGCCTTTCCACTGCTCGGTGGTCGGCGCGTCCGCGAGACTCTGGGCGAGCCGGGTCGCGAGCGTCGAGACGATCTCGTAGGGGTTCGGGAGGCCGAAGGAGACGCCGCCGCCGAAGTCCACCCAGGAGATGTCGAGCTTGCCGGGCACGCCGCGCGAGGAGTAGAAGGTCAGGTTCTTCTTCTTGTCGGCCGCGCCCACGCGGATGGCGAGCGCGGCCGCGGCGGGCGCCCCGATGGTGTCCTCGCCGGGGCCCTCGTTGCCGGCGGCCGCGACCACCGTGATGTTCCGAAGGCGCAGCTTGTTGACGAGCAGGCTCAGCGGGTCCTCGGGAGTGCCGGGCCCGCCGAGGCTCATGTTGACGAGCACCGGGGTCTTGAGCGGGTCCTCCACGAGGCTCGCGGCCCACTCCATCCCGGCCATGACCATCGCATCGGTGCCGCCGTTGGCGCCGAGCACCTTGCCGACGGCGAAGTCGACGTCGGGGGCCATGCCGACGTAGGGGGAGCCGTCGACGCTGCGCGCGCCGACGATGCCCATCCCGTGCGTGCCGTGCCCGATGCTCTCGGTCTCGACCTCCGCGACGCCGCCCTCGCCGGAGAAGTTGCTCTTGAACTTGATGCGGTCGGCCCCGAGGGCCGGGTGCGCGGTGTCGCCGCCCTCGTCGAGGTAGGCGACGAGCACGCCCTTGCCGGTCGGGCCTCCCTGCTTCCGGATCTCCGGCATCCCCGACATCGGGCCGGTCTCGTGGACGAGGCCATAGACCGGCTTGGCGCGCCGCACGCGGAAGCCCTTCGATTCGAGCTCGGCGATGAAGGCGACGACCCTGCTCTCCGGGATGTTGACCCAGACCGTCTGGGAGACGGGCATCGCGACCTGGAGGCGGGCCTCGAAGCGTCCGAGGAGCTGCGGCTCGAGGCCGAAGTCGGCGGTCGAGGCGTTCTCGGCCTTCAGCGGCTCGCTGCGGTAGTCGCGGTAGCGCTCGATGCGCGGCGCGGCCGCGCCCTTGAGCGCCGCCGTCTTCGGCATCTCGACGAGCAGGTGGATGGGCCCGAGGTTCGGGTCCACGCCGGCGACGCCGGCTCCTCCCTTGTCGGGGGCGGGGGTCGGCAGGTCGAGCGGGACGTTGAGGATGCGGGCGAGCAGTTGGACCATCTCTCCGAGCGCGCCGGGCTTGGCCGCGGCGGCCTTGTGCTTCTGTATGAAGGCGGCGACCGGCCCGTGCAGAGGGTCGGCCTTGAGCCGCGCCTTGAACACGTTGAGGCGGGTCGCGGTCTTGAAGAACTTCGAGATCGTGCGGGTGAGCGCGAAGTTCTGGGGCCCGGAGGCGTCGAGCATCGCGACGACGGCGTTGTCGGAGACCGCGGCGGAGTTGATGTTGACGATCTCGGTGAGCGAGGCGGCCGCGAGGTGCCGGATGTTCCCGCGCTCGTCCTCCTTGCCGATCCGGTTCGCCAGCGCGTCGGAGGTCAGGGTCGTGGCGCGGCTCCCGATCTGGCCGGCGACCCAGGCCGCGGTGAAGCGGACCTTCTTGTCCGCGTTCTGCATCTCCAGGTGGATGCGGTCGAGGTGGGAGGCGTCGCCGTGGCGCGCGAGCGCGTAGGCCGCGTAGACTCCCACGTCGGCGCGGGCGTCGGAGACGGCCTTGCGCAGGAGCTCGTCGGCCGCGTAGCTCGGCGTCTCGGCGAGCGCGAGGAAGGCCATCTGCCGGACGCGCCCGTCGTCGTCGTTGAGCGCCGCGTCGACGAGGTCGAGCGCGGCCTCCGGGGACTTCAGGTTGAGCAGCGCGAACGCCGCGTAGAAGCGCACCAGCCAGACGGGGTCGGTCAGGGCCGAGCGCAGCGCCGGGGCGACCTCCGCGCGGACCTCGTTGAAGCGCTTCTGCAGCGCGGCCTGCGCCTCGGGGGAGTTCGTCTCGCCCTCATCCTTCTCGGGCGGGGCGGGATCCTCGGGATTCTCCGCGGCGGCGACCTGCTGGCGCGCCTTCTCGATGACGTTCTGACGAGCGGTCTCGGCCTCCTGATAGGCCTTGTCCTCGAGCGCCTGCACCCCGGCGACGCGCTCGAGCCAGGCCCAGGAGGCCTCCTGCGCCTGCGCGGGGGCCGCGGCGAGGCCCGCGGCGGCGGCCATCGTGCGCAGCATCCGCAGGGGCGCCAGGCCGAGCGCCGCGCCGAAGGTCTCGACGGCGAGCTTCACCGCCCCCATCGCGTCGACGAAGCCGGCGCCCTGGAAGAAGACCGGGACGCGCATATCGACCGACGAGCGCATGAGGACCATCTTGATGGAGAACGGGAGGTGCTCCATGAACCAGGCATACGCCGCGGAGGCCTTGTCGAGGCCGGCCTTCACCGCCTGCTTGACGAGGAGCGCGATGCCGGCGACCTGCGGGTTCGACATCGAGGTCCCCGACATGCGGGTGTGACGGCCGTCCTTCGCGTCGGAGGGTCCGGCGGGCATGTCCTTGGACTTCACCGATTCGATGCCGTGGGCGTAGACGTCCGTGGCGCCGGGAGGAGTCGTGACGTCGCCGCCGAGCGCGGTGAGTTCGGGCTTCATGCGCAGGCGGCGCAGTCCGCCGTAGCGGTTGTCGGCCGCGGGCCCGACGGAGGAGTAGAAGGCGATCTCGGGGACCCCGTCGTCGAGGCTCTTGGCGGCCGCGGCGACGGCGATCATGTTGGCGCCGACCGAGGGCTGGCTCAGCGTGCGGTTGAAGGGCCCCGAGTTCCCGGCCGAGCCGGTCCCGATGGGGGACTCGCCGGCCTCGTTCTTCTTCTCCATGAGCTTGGAGAAGAACTCGGCGAGCGGGGAGTCGGAGGAGCCGGGGCTGCCGAGACTGAGGCTGATGACGTCCGCGCCCCACTTCATCGCGTCGACCGCGGCGGCCATGATGTCGCCGTCGGAGGCGCCGAAGCCGGACTGGGAGAAGACCTTGCCCATGCGGCCCTCGGCCGCCGGGGCCATGCCCTTGTAGATCGTGCCGTTGGCGTAGGAGATGCCGGCCTTGTGCGTGCCGTGGCCGATCCAGTCCTCGGGGCCTTCGTTGACGAAATCGATGCACTTGAGCAGGCGGTCGGCGAAGTCGGGGTGCGTCGTGTCGAGGCCGGTGTCGATGTCGTAGATGCGCCCGCCCTCGCCGCGGATGCGGAGCTTCCAGACCGGGTTCACGTTCTGGAGCGTGCCGCTCTCGATGAGATGCAGGCGGTAGCCGCCCTGGGAAGCGGTGAGGCGCGCCCCGTCGGAGCTCGTGTAGCGCTTGAGGAATTTGGAGAAGGGCTTGAGCACGCTGACGTAGATGCGCTGCTGGCCGACGTCGTCGCCGAACACGTGGCGCACGCGCAGCCCCGCCCGCTGGAAGACCTTCATGTCCTTATCGGAGAAGCCGAGCAGGCGCATCACGTCGTCCTGGGACATGGCCTCGGGGTCCGTGTCGAGGTTGGTCTCGGAGACCCGGATGCGGGAGGCGCCCTGCGGGAGGGTCAGCCAGAGGTTCACGCGGGGCTCGAGCTTGCGCGCGACGAGGACGTGCCCGCCCTCGGCGAGGTCCACGCGGCGGACCTGGAAGGAACCCTCCTGGCGTCCGACCCAGGCGCGCAGGATGCGCTCGACCGTCGTCACCCCCGGGTCCCCTTCGGCGAAGGGCATGAGGACGACGCCGCGGTCCTCGAGGGCGTCGTAGGCCGCCTTCAGCGTGTCGACGAGGGGGAGCCCCTCGATGCGGGTCTGGGCGTATTCGTACTTGAGCTGGGAGAGGACTTCTTCGACCCCGTCGCTGGACTGCATCCGGTTCCGGTCGACCCGCACGCCGGCGTTGTCGGCCAGCGCCTGCAGGCGCCGGGCCTCGGGCCCGCCGGGCCGGAAGCCCTCCTCCTCTCCCGTCTTGTTCTTCAGGGAGAGGGTGTAGATCTCGTCGAGGAGCTTGATGGCCTGCTCGAGCTTGATCTGGTCGTAGGTGCCCGCCTGCGGGAGGGTCGCGTGCATCCCGGGAAGAACGACCACGCGGTAGCGGCCGCTCTGCTTGAGGCGATCGTTGAGGAGGCGGCGGAGCGCCGAGGGGCCCGCGGGGACGGCGTTCTTCTCCGTGGGGACGGCGAGGCCGTCCATCCAGCGGAGCTCGGCGCCCTTCTCCCCTTCGACTTCCCAGAGCCCGTGTACGCGGGCCTTCCCGTCCGAGAGCTCGCGGTAGAGGGACGGATCGAGCAGTTCGTCGGAAGATGGGGAGAGGAGGAGCACGTCGTAGGGGGACCGCAGACGCAGGGAGATCTGGGCCTCGCGCAGGACGCGGTCGAGCACCGGCATGCGCATCTCGCGCAGCGTGCGGCTCGAAGCGAGCTCGCTGATGCGCGCGTGGGCCTCGTCCACCATGTAATGGAAGAAGCCGCCGAGGCCCGAGCGCGGCGCGGGCGGAGCGCGCGAGCCGCGGCCGAGGAAGTGGCTGAGCTCGTGCTTGAGGGCGGCCCGGAAGAGCCAGGGGAAGCACGCGAGCTCGGGACGCATGTAGATGGAGCCGCCCTGGGTGAGGCCGAAGGCGAAGCCGCTGAAGCGCCCGCCCGCCGGACGATAGACCTTGAGGATGCCGCGCCCCGGAGCGTAGCCCAGGA is a window encoding:
- a CDS encoding S8 family serine peptidase, translating into MMKRALAVLLAALMTALAPGFGPYELLAQQVVAAPAAQGVQVPVVPVLPVGVGAVQGALTGNSSLNASAVLPALSPLPVVSAAPSVRTSAAASEASLPAVRVPAAAASVPGAVVPVAAAVVPARAVAVVPGKVLPAEFKDAVGNSAATAAAAQEPVRRSLLSSLRLPSLLGFLRSGAGVEESRRLAETEFVRRAGGADAADAGALAGAVEGSAASVPSAVSLRPGLSGKEAPAASTPAPQTHPVLRAADPEAKARYRWAFFPIVMAALTAALCAASVGVPLFSGWAAVHVLSTASLQSFWAALVGELVVDASAVIATLSGLATAALAAWGVYDLATFAWTVTRGGQVSDEQFWIFAKEHLQSMGLHPSVISGLLGYAPGRGILKVYRPAGGRFSGFAFGLTQGGSIYMRPELACFPWLFRAALKHELSHFLGRGSRAPPAPRSGLGGFFHYMVDEAHARISELASSRTLREMRMPVLDRVLREAQISLRLRSPYDVLLLSPSSDELLDPSLYRELSDGKARVHGLWEVEGEKGAELRWMDGLAVPTEKNAVPAGPSALRRLLNDRLKQSGRYRVVVLPGMHATLPQAGTYDQIKLEQAIKLLDEIYTLSLKNKTGEEEGFRPGGPEARRLQALADNAGVRVDRNRMQSSDGVEEVLSQLKYEYAQTRIEGLPLVDTLKAAYDALEDRGVVLMPFAEGDPGVTTVERILRAWVGRQEGSFQVRRVDLAEGGHVLVARKLEPRVNLWLTLPQGASRIRVSETNLDTDPEAMSQDDVMRLLGFSDKDMKVFQRAGLRVRHVFGDDVGQQRIYVSVLKPFSKFLKRYTSSDGARLTASQGGYRLHLIESGTLQNVNPVWKLRIRGEGGRIYDIDTGLDTTHPDFADRLLKCIDFVNEGPEDWIGHGTHKAGISYANGTIYKGMAPAAEGRMGKVFSQSGFGASDGDIMAAAVDAMKWGADVISLSLGSPGSSDSPLAEFFSKLMEKKNEAGESPIGTGSAGNSGPFNRTLSQPSVGANMIAVAAAAKSLDDGVPEIAFYSSVGPAADNRYGGLRRLRMKPELTALGGDVTTPPGATDVYAHGIESVKSKDMPAGPSDAKDGRHTRMSGTSMSNPQVAGIALLVKQAVKAGLDKASAAYAWFMEHLPFSIKMVLMRSSVDMRVPVFFQGAGFVDAMGAVKLAVETFGAALGLAPLRMLRTMAAAAGLAAAPAQAQEASWAWLERVAGVQALEDKAYQEAETARQNVIEKARQQVAAAENPEDPAPPEKDEGETNSPEAQAALQKRFNEVRAEVAPALRSALTDPVWLVRFYAAFALLNLKSPEAALDLVDAALNDDDGRVRQMAFLALAETPSYAADELLRKAVSDARADVGVYAAYALARHGDASHLDRIHLEMQNADKKVRFTAAWVAGQIGSRATTLTSDALANRIGKEDERGNIRHLAAASLTEIVNINSAAVSDNAVVAMLDASGPQNFALTRTISKFFKTATRLNVFKARLKADPLHGPVAAFIQKHKAAAAKPGALGEMVQLLARILNVPLDLPTPAPDKGGAGVAGVDPNLGPIHLLVEMPKTAALKGAAAPRIERYRDYRSEPLKAENASTADFGLEPQLLGRFEARLQVAMPVSQTVWVNIPESRVVAFIAELESKGFRVRRAKPVYGLVHETGPMSGMPEIRKQGGPTGKGVLVAYLDEGGDTAHPALGADRIKFKSNFSGEGGVAEVETESIGHGTHGMGIVGARSVDGSPYVGMAPDVDFAVGKVLGANGGTDAMVMAGMEWAASLVEDPLKTPVLVNMSLGGPGTPEDPLSLLVNKLRLRNITVVAAAGNEGPGEDTIGAPAAAALAIRVGAADKKKNLTFYSSRGVPGKLDISWVDFGGGVSFGLPNPYEIVSTLATRLAQSLADAPTTEQWKGQPLYQYMSGTSMAAPHSTGKLAALIERMAAVMKEKFGSLPDGYSFFLEGIVRDTADPMFGKSYEVGAGLYNETKALAALDEALKDPAKVKAESEALMARARAQYGDQPSKPAEGKKVNPFKAAALVVRDWILPSMAFFAFPLR